In the genome of Cupriavidus taiwanensis, one region contains:
- a CDS encoding alpha/beta hydrolase codes for MDRPYQMVPYALGTADGQRTLGFLFSVTGKEKTVVSLMHPREMAITHYLVPFVLDAGCACWVQGPRSIGNDLRLEHEIALFDVAAGMTHLRELGYEKIVLLGNSGGAGLYTFYNQQALTPREMRIPRTPAGRPTNLGELHMPEVDAFILVSPHPGQGKLLMSGIDPSVADEDDPMQTDPALDPFSRGNGFDAETGKATYAPEFIERYRAAQVERVARIDARAKAMLSAKLEARRQVKSGSSTDADRRLAAHAPIFEVWRTDADLRSWDISLDPSDRKTGSLWGKDPFVSNWGSVGFGRVVTPESWLSTWSGLSSNASLDKTIGALHQPTLLLEYTGDQCTFPADIRAIYDQIPAQHKRHIRVRGNHHGMALSREEEPGQQVAGRHIVEWLRETMV; via the coding sequence ATGGATCGTCCGTACCAGATGGTGCCGTATGCGCTGGGCACGGCCGACGGACAGCGTACGCTCGGCTTTCTGTTCAGCGTGACGGGCAAGGAGAAGACGGTAGTCTCCCTGATGCACCCGCGCGAGATGGCCATTACCCATTACCTCGTGCCATTTGTGCTCGATGCCGGATGCGCCTGCTGGGTGCAGGGTCCACGGTCCATCGGCAACGACCTGCGCCTGGAGCATGAGATCGCGCTGTTCGACGTTGCTGCCGGCATGACGCATCTGCGCGAGCTCGGTTATGAAAAGATCGTGCTGCTCGGAAACTCGGGTGGCGCCGGGTTGTACACGTTCTACAACCAGCAGGCGCTGACGCCACGCGAAATGCGCATTCCCCGCACGCCGGCTGGCCGCCCGACCAATCTGGGCGAACTGCATATGCCGGAGGTGGACGCCTTCATCCTGGTATCGCCCCATCCCGGGCAGGGCAAGCTGTTGATGAGCGGCATCGACCCGTCGGTCGCGGATGAAGACGACCCGATGCAGACGGACCCCGCGCTTGACCCTTTCTCCAGGGGCAATGGCTTCGATGCCGAAACGGGGAAGGCTACCTATGCACCGGAGTTCATCGAACGATACCGCGCCGCGCAGGTCGAGCGTGTGGCCCGCATCGACGCCCGGGCGAAGGCCATGCTGAGTGCCAAGCTCGAAGCGCGGCGACAGGTGAAGTCCGGTTCGAGCACCGATGCCGACCGACGCCTGGCCGCCCACGCGCCGATTTTCGAAGTCTGGCGTACCGATGCCGATCTGCGTTCCTGGGACATCTCCCTGGACCCGTCTGACCGGAAGACCGGTTCGCTGTGGGGCAAGGACCCGTTCGTGTCCAACTGGGGCAGCGTGGGCTTTGGGCGTGTCGTCACGCCGGAGTCCTGGCTTTCCACATGGTCCGGGCTGTCGTCGAATGCGTCACTGGACAAGACCATTGGCGCGTTGCATCAGCCGACCCTGCTGCTTGAATACACCGGCGACCAGTGCACCTTTCCCGCCGATATCCGCGCCATCTACGATCAGATTCCGGCGCAGCACAAGCGCCACATCCGCGTGCGCGGCAATCACCACGGCATGGCACTGAGCCGCGAAGAAGAGCCCGGGCAGCAAGTTGCCGGCCGGCACATCGTCGAATGGCTGCGCGAAACGATGGTCTGA
- a CDS encoding MFS transporter, giving the protein MHNAPTGLPRVSGRIYASVILGAALGMLAGYAPLFNATAGVFVRPLADEFGWGRSQASLSYAASMFGLAIVSPIVGAMMDRFGIRRVIGCSAIVFGLATAAMALQNGSMLMWVALSIVVGVSGAATSVLGYLAVLPQWFDRRLGLALGIAMCGLGAGTVILPITAQFLVTSFGWRMAYVGLGIGSVLLSLVACSLLRERFPGTRNAMHAVTVAPQGIPLAAALRSYRLWAIWLVFVLSSAATLSLGPHLPSLFADRGFDAAMAARSASMVGVGLLVGRLLTGLLIDRIHAPLVASVFFVGGAIGVFLLRGAHDYTALLFAATLIGLTIGAEGDLISYLVRSYFGLSSFGSLFGIAFSGYGLGAVIGPIALGAWFDRHGSYDVPLFVLPCMLVISAMLVLSLGRYSVGAPGEGAAVAASA; this is encoded by the coding sequence ATGCACAACGCCCCCACGGGATTGCCCCGCGTATCGGGCCGGATTTACGCAAGTGTGATCCTGGGCGCCGCCCTTGGCATGCTGGCCGGTTACGCGCCCTTGTTCAATGCCACGGCCGGTGTCTTCGTCAGGCCGTTGGCTGACGAGTTCGGGTGGGGACGTTCGCAGGCCTCACTGTCGTACGCGGCGTCCATGTTTGGGCTTGCAATCGTCAGCCCGATCGTCGGCGCCATGATGGACAGGTTCGGCATTCGACGGGTGATCGGCTGCTCGGCAATCGTTTTCGGGCTGGCCACCGCGGCGATGGCGCTGCAGAATGGCAGCATGCTGATGTGGGTCGCGCTGTCGATCGTCGTCGGCGTGTCCGGCGCGGCGACGTCGGTGCTGGGGTACCTCGCGGTGCTGCCACAGTGGTTCGACCGTCGCCTGGGGCTGGCCCTCGGGATTGCGATGTGCGGCCTCGGTGCCGGTACGGTGATATTGCCCATCACCGCGCAGTTCCTGGTGACGAGCTTCGGCTGGCGCATGGCTTACGTCGGGCTGGGCATCGGCTCGGTCCTGCTGTCGCTGGTAGCTTGCAGTCTTCTGCGTGAAAGATTTCCTGGCACGCGCAACGCAATGCATGCGGTGACAGTCGCACCGCAAGGGATTCCACTGGCAGCAGCCTTGCGCAGTTACCGTCTCTGGGCGATCTGGCTGGTCTTTGTGTTGAGCTCGGCAGCCACGTTGTCGTTGGGGCCACATCTTCCTTCGCTGTTCGCAGATCGCGGATTTGATGCGGCCATGGCGGCGCGCAGCGCGTCAATGGTGGGTGTCGGACTGCTGGTCGGCCGTCTGCTCACGGGATTGCTGATCGACCGGATTCATGCACCGCTGGTAGCGAGCGTTTTCTTTGTCGGCGGAGCCATCGGCGTATTCCTGTTGCGCGGGGCGCACGATTACACGGCGCTCCTGTTCGCCGCGACGCTGATCGGCCTGACCATCGGCGCGGAGGGGGATCTGATCTCTTACCTGGTGCGGTCATATTTTGGGCTTTCGTCGTTCGGCTCGCTGTTCGGTATCGCTTTCTCTGGCTACGGTCTGGGCGCGGTCATCGGACCCATTGCCCTGGGTGCGTGGTTTGACCGGCATGGCAGCTACGATGTCCCGCTGTTTGTGCTGCCTTGCATGCTCGTGATCTCCGCCATGCTCGTCCTGTCGCTCGGGCGCTACAGCGTGGGCGCGCCAGGGGAGGGGGCAGCGGTGGCCGCGTCGGCATAG
- a CDS encoding maleate cis-trans isomerase family protein, with protein MSKYRIGQIVPSSNITMEREVPAIFNARMQVRPEQFSFHSSRVRMHRVVAEELERMNRDMGRCAVELADARVDVMSTACLVATMCMGQGYHRQVIDDLGAVIGDAPYRPQIMTSAGALVDELKDFGARRIALLAPYSDALTKTVVEYIEHEGIEVKDAINFSILDNLEVGERDPLQLLEDVKRLDTRGVDTVVLSACVQMPSLAALEAAQELLGIPVTSTAACTARQMLRRLGLEAMAPGAGAYLGSQTGLR; from the coding sequence ATGTCGAAGTATCGAATCGGGCAGATCGTGCCCAGCTCCAATATCACGATGGAGCGCGAAGTGCCGGCCATCTTCAACGCTCGCATGCAGGTGCGGCCGGAACAGTTCAGCTTCCACTCCAGCCGCGTCCGAATGCATCGCGTGGTGGCGGAGGAGCTGGAGAGGATGAACCGGGATATGGGCCGCTGCGCCGTCGAACTGGCGGACGCCCGCGTCGACGTGATGAGCACGGCGTGCCTGGTGGCGACCATGTGCATGGGCCAAGGCTATCACCGCCAGGTCATCGATGATCTGGGCGCAGTCATCGGCGACGCGCCGTACCGTCCGCAGATCATGACGTCGGCCGGAGCGCTGGTGGATGAACTGAAGGACTTCGGGGCACGCCGCATTGCGCTGCTGGCGCCCTACAGCGATGCCCTGACCAAAACCGTGGTCGAGTACATCGAGCACGAGGGCATCGAGGTCAAGGACGCGATTAATTTCTCGATTCTCGACAATCTGGAAGTCGGCGAGCGCGATCCGTTGCAGTTGCTGGAGGACGTCAAGCGCCTGGATACCAGGGGCGTGGATACCGTGGTGCTGTCTGCCTGTGTCCAGATGCCGTCGCTTGCGGCGCTCGAGGCCGCGCAGGAATTGCTGGGCATTCCGGTGACGTCCACGGCAGCCTGTACCGCACGCCAGATGTTGCGCAGGCTCGGCCTGGAAGCCATGGCACCCGGCGCCGGTGCCTACCTGGGCAGCCAGACCGGTTTGCGTTAA
- a CDS encoding FAD-dependent monooxygenase produces MKVAVIGGGPSGLFLSILLKERMSAVDIDVFEQNPEDATFGFGVVLADTGLSNLRSASPLVVDRLAKVMRFNDQHSIISHEHPIVMKKPGAGGGAIPRISLLSVLQERAKELGVRVTCNKRIADFDALDADIVVGADGIGSQVRTANEAAFGTTRRTLTNHFAWFGVAKPFASPALVFRKYQGGYFVAHYYPYSDSMSTFVAECDHQTWVDFGMEEMSAEARQALFENVFAPELGGHGLVSNNSIWRQFPVILNANWHVGNQVLIGDALTSAHFSIGSGTRIAMEDAMALADAIVANPGNVAAALEQYEAVRKPEKAKLISASEASYNWYERIREWMELPTPHEFVFRFMTRTGRVDAERLRAQFPALMAELAAGGVRAVAAQGQS; encoded by the coding sequence ATGAAGGTCGCAGTCATTGGCGGCGGACCGTCGGGCCTGTTCCTCTCGATCCTGCTGAAGGAACGGATGTCCGCGGTCGACATCGATGTATTCGAGCAGAATCCGGAGGATGCGACCTTTGGTTTCGGCGTGGTTCTTGCGGATACTGGTTTGTCCAACCTCCGCTCGGCTTCACCCTTGGTGGTGGATCGCCTGGCGAAGGTGATGCGATTCAATGACCAGCATTCGATCATCAGCCACGAACATCCGATTGTCATGAAGAAGCCCGGCGCGGGCGGTGGGGCGATTCCGCGTATCAGCCTGCTCTCGGTGCTCCAGGAGCGTGCGAAGGAGCTGGGGGTACGGGTTACCTGCAACAAACGCATTGCGGACTTTGATGCGCTGGACGCCGACATTGTAGTGGGGGCGGACGGCATCGGCTCGCAAGTGCGCACGGCCAATGAGGCCGCCTTTGGCACGACCCGCCGCACGCTGACCAACCACTTCGCCTGGTTTGGCGTGGCGAAGCCATTCGCCAGCCCCGCGCTGGTGTTTCGCAAGTACCAGGGCGGCTATTTCGTGGCCCACTACTATCCTTATTCCGATTCGATGAGCACCTTCGTGGCGGAGTGCGATCACCAGACGTGGGTCGACTTTGGCATGGAAGAAATGAGTGCCGAAGCGCGCCAGGCACTGTTTGAGAACGTCTTTGCTCCGGAGCTGGGCGGGCACGGCCTGGTATCCAACAATTCGATCTGGCGGCAGTTTCCGGTGATTCTGAATGCCAACTGGCATGTCGGGAACCAGGTGCTCATCGGCGATGCGCTGACCAGCGCCCATTTTTCGATCGGATCGGGTACCCGGATTGCCATGGAGGACGCGATGGCGCTGGCGGACGCCATTGTGGCCAATCCCGGCAATGTCGCAGCCGCCCTGGAGCAATACGAGGCCGTTCGCAAGCCGGAGAAGGCCAAGCTGATCAGTGCTTCCGAGGCTTCGTACAACTGGTACGAGCGCATCCGCGAGTGGATGGAGCTTCCCACGCCGCACGAGTTCGTATTCCGTTTCATGACCCGTACGGGCCGGGTTGACGCCGAGCGGTTGCGGGCACAGTTTCCGGCGCTGATGGCGGAACTCGCCGCGGGCGGTGTCAGGGCGGTGGCGGCGCAAGGGCAGTCATGA
- a CDS encoding TetR/AcrR family transcriptional regulator: MPAARKSPVSKAAPQQTTAAAPRRRGRPPKTESPIGAEPMLSRATILQHAIQLTKTVPLDQISMVQLAKDFGVAPGLIHYYLGGRDQLVSGVLNDYYRQRTLRIPPLTGDWRADVERIARLSFQVAVENPGVSNYVASHNRYRLFQDVQPGETDYGLEFFNRMTSAIMQGGFSAEQVALGYHLLAQYLVAASMAEASRQLPAYHQAFIQKKLDSVSAEQYPGARFVSKSFSQLSSDTAFEEGLRITLDGIEAWQRDAKPARKKSVRSA; this comes from the coding sequence ATGCCTGCCGCCCGCAAGTCACCCGTCTCAAAGGCCGCCCCCCAGCAAACGACCGCCGCGGCACCGCGCCGCCGTGGCCGTCCGCCAAAGACAGAATCGCCGATCGGTGCCGAGCCGATGCTCAGCCGCGCCACAATCCTGCAGCATGCGATTCAGTTGACGAAAACGGTGCCGCTGGACCAGATCTCGATGGTCCAGCTTGCCAAGGATTTTGGCGTGGCGCCCGGGCTGATTCACTACTACCTGGGTGGCCGCGATCAACTGGTTTCGGGCGTCCTTAACGACTACTATCGCCAGCGCACGCTGCGCATTCCGCCGCTGACAGGCGATTGGCGCGCGGATGTCGAGCGCATCGCGCGCCTCAGTTTCCAGGTCGCCGTGGAAAATCCGGGCGTCAGCAACTATGTGGCGTCGCACAACAGGTATCGCCTGTTCCAGGATGTGCAACCGGGCGAAACCGATTACGGCCTGGAGTTCTTCAACCGCATGACGTCGGCCATCATGCAGGGCGGCTTTTCCGCCGAACAGGTCGCGCTGGGCTACCACTTGCTCGCCCAGTACCTGGTTGCGGCAAGCATGGCGGAAGCCTCACGCCAGCTACCGGCATACCATCAGGCTTTCATACAGAAGAAGCTGGATTCCGTCTCCGCCGAGCAGTATCCCGGCGCACGCTTCGTGAGCAAGTCGTTTTCCCAACTGTCGTCTGATACGGCGTTCGAGGAAGGGCTGCGCATCACCCTTGACGGCATCGAAGCCTGGCAACGCGACGCAAAGCCTGCAAGGAAGAAAAGCGTTCGTTCCGCTTAG
- a CDS encoding AMP-binding protein gives MLQPTHVRPSILLEGVRYPDEDRLRRYVGEGYLTAETLVGALRQSFQEHHDRLALVGPEGEFTYGELDQQTDRLGAALLALGLKPLDRAVFQCGNSNELLFAFLGCLKAGIIPLCSLQAFRKLEVGYLGNLCEARLHFVQGDDPKFDDVAFAEEMQAEVPSLQFILQARGERRGRAVLLADLIRDMSLVRAQQILSEVRHEPFQAAVFQLSGGTTGVPKIIPRFQNEYLYNMRAVAACNGYGPDDVLFFPTPYMHNLNMGCFFGPFLLCGAKVTVAPDIGEDTLQSLVRDYEPTWFGVAGPILNRIAPELVRGTATDKARRTFIAPKNGANLTRLTGSPTHHIFGMTEGVIMFTRPDDPAQIREESVGYPVSDADEVRIVHPGTEDDVAEGETGEALFRGPYTIRGYYKSEQEDVTRFTADGFYRSGDLMSSQVVNGKRYYFFRGRIKDVVDRGGEKINAEELENVINLHPAVMASAVVGMPDKVYGERVCAFVMLKPPLAAAGLTLLELTQYLQQAGLAKFKWPERLEIIAEFPLTASGKLSKVLLRDRIVQMLRAEADKNTVEQAK, from the coding sequence ATGCTGCAACCCACCCATGTGCGCCCGTCCATCTTGCTGGAAGGCGTGCGCTACCCCGATGAAGATCGTCTTCGCCGATATGTGGGCGAGGGCTACCTGACGGCCGAGACGCTGGTCGGAGCCCTGCGCCAATCGTTTCAAGAACATCATGACCGTCTGGCGCTGGTAGGTCCCGAGGGTGAATTCACTTACGGAGAGCTGGATCAACAGACGGACCGCCTGGGTGCCGCGTTGCTCGCCTTGGGTCTCAAGCCGCTGGACCGGGCCGTCTTTCAATGTGGCAACAGCAACGAGTTGCTGTTCGCATTCCTCGGTTGCCTGAAGGCCGGCATCATTCCTCTGTGCTCGCTTCAGGCATTCCGCAAGCTCGAAGTTGGCTACCTCGGCAACCTCTGCGAGGCCCGTCTGCATTTCGTGCAAGGCGATGATCCGAAGTTCGATGACGTGGCCTTTGCGGAAGAAATGCAGGCCGAAGTACCGAGTCTGCAGTTCATCCTGCAGGCTCGCGGCGAGCGCCGGGGCCGTGCCGTCCTGCTGGCTGACCTGATTCGCGACATGTCGCTGGTGCGTGCCCAGCAGATCCTGTCAGAGGTCAGGCACGAGCCGTTCCAGGCGGCCGTGTTCCAGTTATCGGGCGGCACCACGGGCGTGCCCAAGATCATTCCGCGCTTCCAGAACGAATATCTGTACAACATGCGTGCGGTGGCCGCATGTAACGGTTACGGCCCGGACGACGTGCTGTTCTTCCCCACGCCGTACATGCATAACCTCAACATGGGCTGCTTCTTCGGGCCGTTTCTGCTTTGCGGCGCCAAGGTGACGGTGGCGCCGGATATCGGCGAAGACACGTTGCAGTCCCTGGTCCGCGACTATGAACCGACCTGGTTCGGCGTGGCCGGGCCGATCCTGAACCGCATTGCGCCGGAGTTGGTTCGCGGCACGGCGACGGACAAGGCGCGGCGCACGTTCATTGCCCCGAAGAACGGTGCCAACCTGACACGCCTCACGGGCTCGCCCACGCATCACATTTTCGGCATGACCGAAGGCGTGATCATGTTCACGCGCCCGGACGATCCGGCGCAAATACGTGAGGAGTCGGTCGGTTATCCGGTGTCTGACGCAGATGAGGTTCGCATCGTCCATCCGGGTACGGAAGACGATGTGGCCGAAGGCGAGACCGGCGAGGCCCTGTTCCGCGGTCCCTACACGATCCGTGGTTACTACAAGTCAGAGCAGGAGGACGTCACGCGCTTTACCGCTGACGGCTTCTACCGATCGGGCGACCTCATGTCGTCGCAGGTGGTGAACGGCAAGCGCTATTACTTCTTCCGTGGTCGCATCAAGGATGTGGTCGATCGTGGCGGGGAGAAGATCAACGCCGAAGAGCTCGAGAACGTCATCAACCTGCATCCTGCGGTCATGGCCTCGGCTGTCGTTGGCATGCCGGACAAGGTGTACGGCGAACGGGTATGCGCGTTCGTAATGTTGAAGCCGCCGCTGGCCGCAGCGGGCCTCACATTGCTCGAACTGACCCAATACCTGCAGCAGGCCGGCCTGGCGAAGTTCAAATGGCCCGAGCGGCTGGAGATCATTGCCGAGTTTCCACTGACCGCATCGGGCAAGCTCAGCAAGGTGCTGCTGCGTGACCGCATCGTCCAGATGCTGCGCGCGGAAGCTGACAAGAACACCGTTGAACAAGCGAAGTGA
- a CDS encoding VOC family protein yields MNQSTQGAQANAPVVELHGVHHTARPTWKLAETVHFYRDLLGLPLVHAISAKGWGPDNHADFLHFFFDSGNGSTIAFFYYIGTERPDWLTVREHYQDRATHTAWRVRDEAELLQWRQRVEAVGIPLRYQIRHEVIESIYFNDPNGYPIEITWQVRPFSSADRQDAAFTIDSAIELERARDKGAAFGSIEPVWQRKAERIEQAVPDGKKASVYVLDVPEFAPLIEVARKTEGYQTTALGNGYVRIDGNPALQFRRKELGFKPAVWYGALTGGLAGKIRQFDMDALVVAPGDAQ; encoded by the coding sequence ATGAACCAATCCACCCAAGGCGCGCAAGCGAACGCCCCTGTTGTTGAACTGCACGGCGTTCATCACACGGCCCGGCCGACCTGGAAGCTTGCAGAGACCGTGCACTTCTACCGCGACCTGCTTGGCCTGCCTCTGGTACACGCGATTTCCGCAAAAGGCTGGGGTCCCGACAACCATGCCGACTTCCTGCACTTCTTTTTCGATAGCGGCAACGGCAGCACCATCGCGTTCTTCTATTACATCGGTACGGAACGTCCCGACTGGCTGACCGTCCGCGAGCACTACCAGGACCGTGCCACGCACACCGCATGGCGAGTGCGCGACGAGGCGGAATTGCTGCAGTGGCGCCAGCGGGTCGAGGCGGTTGGCATTCCCTTGCGCTATCAGATCCGCCACGAAGTCATCGAATCGATCTACTTCAACGATCCGAACGGCTATCCGATCGAGATCACATGGCAGGTCCGCCCGTTCAGCAGCGCCGACAGGCAGGACGCTGCTTTCACCATCGACTCGGCCATTGAACTCGAACGCGCCCGCGACAAGGGCGCGGCCTTCGGCTCCATCGAACCTGTCTGGCAGCGCAAGGCCGAACGGATCGAGCAGGCCGTGCCTGATGGCAAAAAGGCGTCGGTGTATGTGCTGGATGTGCCCGAGTTTGCGCCGTTGATCGAGGTGGCGCGGAAGACGGAAGGCTACCAGACCACAGCGCTGGGCAACGGCTATGTACGCATCGATGGCAATCCGGCATTGCAATTCCGGCGCAAGGAGCTCGGCTTCAAGCCAGCGGTGTGGTACGGCGCGTTGACGGGCGGGCTGGCCGGCAAGATTCGCCAGTTCGACATGGATGCCCTGGTGGTCGCTCCGGGAGACGCGCAATGA
- a CDS encoding acyl-CoA thioesterase codes for MIRATEYVISEAPFVVRRTVRWGDCDPAGVVYTGRFTDYLLGAVGLYTSHMAGGNGRLGEGHGVGTPCKAMRFEFIGTLWPDDVIDIRCSVEAIRTRSFDIRCMARRPDGTPVFDAMFSPICVRLDRREGTPIPASLRAVLTRFLSPAL; via the coding sequence ATGATCCGCGCCACGGAGTACGTCATCAGTGAGGCCCCGTTTGTGGTCCGGCGAACTGTACGCTGGGGCGATTGTGACCCGGCGGGAGTGGTTTACACCGGACGCTTCACCGATTACTTGCTAGGGGCTGTCGGTCTCTACACCTCCCACATGGCCGGCGGTAACGGCAGACTGGGAGAAGGGCATGGCGTGGGAACGCCATGCAAGGCGATGCGTTTCGAATTCATCGGGACGCTTTGGCCCGACGACGTGATCGACATCCGCTGCAGCGTCGAAGCCATCCGTACCAGGTCGTTCGATATTCGCTGCATGGCCCGGCGTCCGGATGGGACACCGGTCTTCGACGCGATGTTCTCGCCGATCTGCGTACGGCTGGACCGACGCGAAGGCACTCCCATCCCCGCTTCGCTGCGCGCAGTGCTCACCCGCTTCCTGTCGCCAGCTCTCTGA